A genomic window from Pyxicephalus adspersus chromosome 2, UCB_Pads_2.0, whole genome shotgun sequence includes:
- the MYBPC1 gene encoding myosin-binding protein C, slow-type isoform X7, whose product MPEPTKNTGSTFTEQQKTVHVAGGSRTEITTQTVKTGVQVKFQDGKTEKTVSQTEHTKRTVIVDDKVTHQEEFSVVSGDSKVKLSHKEEGKSAERAALPPPPAAVEAEEDQKHIEIPEKVTEPSQNKDTEHEKAKDIEDSDVTSSSDEDESSSSTPPPDEIARSAERKDSGHPDDADKKDDSQRSVLFTEKPSSGTVSVGGDIKFIAKVEAKDLLRKPIVKWLKGKWMDLASKAGKHLQLKDTFDRVNKIYTFEMQIIKAKENYAGNYRCEVTYKDKFDSCSFDLEVIAAPDASQTLDIRSAFKRSGEGQEDAGELDFSGLLKRREVKPEEGPEIDVWEILKNASPNEYEKIAFQYGITDLRGMLKRLKRMRREEKKSAAFSKKLDPAYQIDKGGRVRFVVELADPTVELKWYKNGQEIRPSTKYIFEHKGNQRILFINNCTLADDAAYQVCAGDEKCSTELFVREPPVLVTKELENVSTYCGERVEMECEVSDAEANVKWFKNGVELLNEPRSRYRLKVDGKRHILIIDEADRGDSATYSVMTTGGQSAAQLQVDLRPLKILQPLTDMTVNLGKEIHLKCEISENVPGKWYRNGQVIYGSDRVKLFHKGRNHRLIIESALVEDEGDYAFVPDLYLINIPANVHVIDPPRIHFDSLNYPDNTVVVVAGTKLRLEVPVTGEPAPKIIWSRGDKWITDLSGRIRAESFPDHGLLVIDCAEKEDTGTYRIMVKNEAGEAVAHIKIKVVDIPDAPLAPEVTEVGEDWCTMKWDPPSYDGGCPILGYFIERKKKQSSRWMRLNFDLCKDTSFEPKKMIEGVAYEVRVFAVNSIGISKPSLPSKPFVPLAVTSAPTMLTVDGVTDTTVTMKWRPPDHIGAAGLDGYVIEYCFEGGGNEKHEKPEFTDSEMEALVDCVSKCGSQICGALSAKTTKAEKSKIWADIQAKVNAIGGNNRSIADLKKQWNALKKQTKDKLEENKKDNIVENENVPESAVKLSPLEKRVEDLIDLEQLEGTPGIEEDIEDDVPGGGEADKPKFTDEELNALVDNIAKLGPQIFGAQTDAAAKDKLWADIQKQINAVGGNNMSIDDIKKAWKNLKRQTKKKLDHNKTQKLLESKGEIPNFVDLTSIEKRVEVILQIKEIDSEDFREEPDEAEEWIVANPDLTDKTRFTITGLPTGSRIYVRVKSVNAAGQSEPRVHPQPILVKEVIVPPKIRLPRHLKQTYIRKVGEAVNLVIPFQGKPRPKVSWKKNGSHVDKTQISIRNTECDTILFIRKAERSHSGKYDLKVKVENLQDKASIFIQIVDKPGPPQSVSIEEVWGENVALEWKPPLDNGNAAITGYTIQKADKKTMEWFTVLEHYHRNSATISDLVIGNEYYFRIFSENMCGLSDTATRTPNSALIEKEGKPYKRPDYQDFNFTEAPQFTHPLINTVAIAGYNCTLNCSVRGNPKPKITWMKNRVVIENDPRYRMFSNQSVCTLEIRKPSPYDGGTYTCRAVNDLGEAEVDCKLEVKGGVTFFRLLMQGVPLSVIDSYLRERNASKQERA is encoded by the exons aTGAAGATGAGTCTTCTTCTAGTACTCCTCCTCCAG ATGAAATTGCTCGCTCTGCAGAAAGGAAAGACTCTG GGCATCCAGATGATGCGGACAAGAAGGATGATTCTCAACGATCAGTCTTATTTACTGAGAAACCCAGTAGTGGAACAGTGAGTGTGG GAGGTGACATTAAGTTTATAGCAAAAGTGGAAGCAAAGGATCTTCTCCGTAAACCCATTGTGAAATGGTTGAAAGGGAAATGGATGGACTTAGCAAGTAAAGCTGGAAAGCATCTTCAGCTAAAAGACACATTTGACCGTGTTAATAAG aTATACACATTTGAAATGCAAATTATAAAGGCAAAGGAAAACTATGCTGGAAACTACAGATGTGAAGTAACGTATAAAGATAAATTTGACAGCTGCTCATTTGATCTTGAAGTTATCG CCGCCCCAGATGCCTCTCAAACTCTGGACATTAGATCTGCATTTAAAAGAAG TGGTGAAGGACAAGAAGATGCAGGAGAGCTTGACTTTAGTGGTCTCCTGAAACGTAG AGAGGTTAAGCCAGAAGAAGGTCCAGAGATAGATGTGTGGGAGATTCTGAAGAATGCAAGTCCCAATGAATATGAGAAGATTGCATTTCAGTATGGTATCACTGACCTGAGGGGGATGCTGAAAAGGCTGAAACGTATGCGCAGAGAGGAGAAGAAAAGTGCAG CTTTTTCCAAGAAATTGGATCCTGCTTATCAGATTGACAAAGGAGGGCGTGTAAGATTTGTTGTTGAGCTTGCAGATCCAACTGTGGAGCTTAAATGGTATAAAAATGGTCAGGAGATACGACCAAGTACCAA gtaCATATTTGAACATAAAGGAAACCAaagaatactgtttattaataactgCACATTGGCAGATGATGCTGCCTACCAAGTGTGTGCTGGAGATGAAAAGTGCTCTACAGAATTGTTTGTCAGAG AACCACCAGTGCTGGTCACAAAAGAGCTGGAGAATGTTAGCACGTACTGTGGAGAAAGAGTGGAGATGGAGTGTGAGGTATCTGATGCAGAAGCCAATGTAAAATG GTTTAAAAATGGTGTGGAGCTTTTGAATGAACCAAGGTCAAGGTACAGACTAAAGGTTGACGGCAAAAGGCACATACTAATTATAGATGAAGCAGACAGAGGTGACTCAGCCACCTATTCTGTGATGACCACaggaggacagtcagcagctcaACTCCAAGTTGACT TGCGGCCATTGAAAATATTACAACCCCTGACCGATATGACTGTGAATCTTGGCAAAGAAATTCATTTGAAATGTGAAATCTCTGAAAACGTTCCTGGAAAGTGGTATAGAAATGGTCAAGTTATTTATGGCAGTGATCGTGTAAAGCTATTTCATAAGGGAAG gaatcACAGATTAATTATAGAAAGTGCCCTAGTTGAAGATGAAGGCGACTATGCATTTGTTCCTGATCTTTACCTAATAAATATTCCAGCCAATGTGCATGTCATTG ATCCTCCAAGAATTCATTTTGATTCTCTTAATTACCCGGATAATACTGTAGTAGTTGTGGCAGGAACAAAATTGCGGCTTGAGGTGCCAGTTACTGGTGAACCTGCACCTAAAATTATCTGGAGTAGAGGAGATAAG TGGATCACAGATCTCAGTGGTCGTATAAGGGCAGAGTCCTTCCCAGATCATGGACTTCTAGTTATTGACTGTGCTGAGAAGGAAGATACTGGAACATACAGGATTATGGTGAAGAATGAAGCAGGTGAAGCTGTAGCTCACATCAAAATAAAGGTTGTTG ATATCCCTGATGCACCGTTAGCTCCTGAAGTAACTGAGGTTGGAGAGGACTGGTGTACAATGAAATGGGACCCACCATCATACGATGGAGGATGCCCTATTTTGG GCTATTTTATTGAGAGAAAGAAGAAGCAAAGCTCAAGGTGGATGAGATTAAATTTTGACTTATGTAAGGATACCTCTTTTGAAcccaaaaaaatgattgaagGTGTGGCGTATGAAGTCCGGGTTTTTGCTGTCAACTCAATAGGGATTTCTAAACCAAGCCTACCCTCCAAGCCATTTGTACCATTAG CTGTCACAAGTGCACCAACCATGTTGACTGTGGATGGAGTGACTGATACCACAGTGACAATGAAATGGAGACCCCCTGACCACATTGGTGCTGCAGGGTTAGATGGTTATGTAATTGAGTACTGCTTTGAAGGAG GAGGAAATGAGAAGCACGAAAAACCTGAATTTACAGATTCGGAGATGGAAGCATTAGTTGATTGTGTGTCTAAGTGCGGCTCACAAATCTGTGGTGCTTTGTCTGCTAAAACCACCAAAGCTGAGAAGAGTAAGATATGGGCAGATATTCAAGCCAAGGTTAATGCCATAGGGGGCAACAACAGGTCCATTGCagacttaaaaaaacaatggaatgctctgaaaaagcaaacaaaggataaactggaagaaaataaaaaagacaatattgtGGAGAATGAAAATGTTCCTGAATCTGCTGTGAAACTGTCTCCCCTGGAAAAACGTGTGGAGGACTTGATAGACCTTGAGCAGTTGGAGGGAACTCCTGGAATTGAAGAAGATATTGAAGATGATGTTCCCGGAG GAGGAGAAGCAGACAAGCCAAAATTTACAGATGAGGAATTGAACGCTTTAGTGGATAATATTGCCAAACTTGGGCCCCAGATCTTTGGAGCCCAGACTGATGCTGCAGCTAAGGACAAATTGTGGGCAGATATCCAAAAGCAAATAAATGCTGTAGGGGGCAATAACATGTCAATTGATGATATAAAGAAAGCATGGAAAAACCTCAAAcgacaaacaaagaaaaagttggaccataacaaaacccaaaaattattggAAAGTAAAGGAGAAATACCCAATTTTGTTGACCTGACATCCATAGAAAAGCGTGTGGAGGTTATATTACAAATTAAAGAAATTGACTCTGAGGACTTCCGTGAAGAACCAGATGAAG cgGAGGAATGGATTGTTGCAAATCCTGACCTGACAGATAAGACAAGGTTCACAATTACTGGGCTGCCAACAGGTTCCAGAATCTATGTCAGGGTTAAATCAGTGAATGCTGCAGGTCAGAGTGAGCCCAGAGTACATCCTCAGCCGATCTTAGTAAAAGAGGTCATAG tacctCCCAAGATTCGACTTCCACGACATCTAAAACAAACCTATATTCGAAAAGTTGGAGAAGCTGTAAACCTTGTAATACCTTTTCAG ggaaaaCCCAGACCCAAAGTATCTTGGAAAAAGAATGGATCACATGTGGACAAAACACAAATAAGCATCCGCAATACTGAATGTGATACTATTCTTTTCATCCGGAAAGCTGAGAGAAGTCATTCTGGAAAATATGATTTGAAGGTGAAAGTTGAAAACCTACAAGATAAGGCATCAATCTTCATTCAGATTGTTG ATAAACCTGGACCTCCCCAATCTGTTAGTATTGAAGAAGTGTGGGGGGAGAACGTTGCACTAGAATGGAAACCACCATTAGACAATGGCAATGCAGCAATCACAGGATACACCATACAGAAAGCAGACAAGAAGACCATG GAATGGTTCACAGTGTTGGAGCACTACCATAGAAACAGTGCAACCATATCAGATCTTGTGATAGGAAACGAGTACTATTTCCGTATTTTCTCTGAAAATATGTGTGGCCTTAGTGACACAGCAACCAGGACCCCAAATTCTGCACTTATTGAGAAGGAAG GGAAACCGTATAAGCGTCCAGACTATCAAGATTTCAACTTCACTGAAGCACCTCAGTTTACTCACCCATTAATAAATACAGTAGCCATTGCTGGATACAATTGTACATTGAATTGCAGTGTTCGTGGAAATCCAAAG CCTAAAATTACTTGGATGAAAAATAGAGTGGTAATTGAGAATGACCCCAGATACAGGATGTTTAGCAACCAAAGTGTATGCACACTGGAGATACGTAAGCCAAGCCCCTATGATGGAGGCACATACACCTGCAGAGCAGTCAATGACCTGGGTGAGGCTGAAGTTGACTGCAAGCTTGAAGTAAAAG GTGGGGTTACCTTTTTCCGCCTTCTAATGCAAGGTGTGCCTTTGTCTGTCATCGATTCTTACTTGCGTGAACGGAATGCCAGTAAGCAGGAAAGAGCATGA
- the MYBPC1 gene encoding myosin-binding protein C, slow-type isoform X11 codes for MPEPTKNTGSTFTEQQKTVHVAGGSRTEITTQTVKTGVQVKFQDGKTEKTVSQTEHTKRTVIVDDKVTHQEEFSVVSGDSKVKLSHKEEGKSAERAALPPPPAAVEAEEDQKHIEIPEKVTEPSQNKDTEHEKAKEEKKPKEKEHENAKEGHPDDADKKDDSQRSVLFTEKPSSGTVSVGGDIKFIAKVEAKDLLRKPIVKWLKGKWMDLASKAGKHLQLKDTFDRVNKIYTFEMQIIKAKENYAGNYRCEVTYKDKFDSCSFDLEVIAAPDASQTLDIRSAFKRSGEGQEDAGELDFSGLLKRREVKPEEGPEIDVWEILKNASPNEYEKIAFQYGITDLRGMLKRLKRMRREEKKSAAFSKKLDPAYQIDKGGRVRFVVELADPTVELKWYKNGQEIRPSTKYIFEHKGNQRILFINNCTLADDAAYQVCAGDEKCSTELFVREPPVLVTKELENVSTYCGERVEMECEVSDAEANVKWFKNGVELLNEPRSRYRLKVDGKRHILIIDEADRGDSATYSVMTTGGQSAAQLQVDLRPLKILQPLTDMTVNLGKEIHLKCEISENVPGKWYRNGQVIYGSDRVKLFHKGRNHRLIIESALVEDEGDYAFVPDLYLINIPANVHVIDPPRIHFDSLNYPDNTVVVVAGTKLRLEVPVTGEPAPKIIWSRGDKWITDLSGRIRAESFPDHGLLVIDCAEKEDTGTYRIMVKNEAGEAVAHIKIKVVDIPDAPLAPEVTEVGEDWCTMKWDPPSYDGGCPILGYFIERKKKQSSRWMRLNFDLCKDTSFEPKKMIEGVAYEVRVFAVNSIGISKPSLPSKPFVPLAVTSAPTMLTVDGVTDTTVTMKWRPPDHIGAAGLDGYVIEYCFEGGGNEKHEKPEFTDSEMEALVDCVSKCGSQICGALSAKTTKAEKSKIWADIQAKVNAIGGNNRSIADLKKQWNALKKQTKDKLEENKKDNIVENENVPESAVKLSPLEKRVEDLIDLEQLEGTPGIEEDIEDDVPGGGEADKPKFTDEELNALVDNIAKLGPQIFGAQTDAAAKDKLWADIQKQINAVGGNNMSIDDIKKAWKNLKRQTKKKLDHNKTQKLLESKGEIPNFVDLTSIEKRVEVILQIKEIDSEDFREEPDEAEEWIVANPDLTDKTRFTITGLPTGSRIYVRVKSVNAAGQSEPRVHPQPILVKEVIVPPKIRLPRHLKQTYIRKVGEAVNLVIPFQGKPRPKVSWKKNGSHVDKTQISIRNTECDTILFIRKAERSHSGKYDLKVKVENLQDKASIFIQIVDKPGPPQSVSIEEVWGENVALEWKPPLDNGNAAITGYTIQKADKKTMEWFTVLEHYHRNSATISDLVIGNEYYFRIFSENMCGLSDTATRTPNSALIEKEGKPYKRPDYQDFNFTEAPQFTHPLINTVAIAGYNCTLNCSVRGNPKPKITWMKNRVVIENDPRYRMFSNQSVCTLEIRKPSPYDGGTYTCRAVNDLGEAEVDCKLEVKGGVTFFRLLMQGVPLSVIDSYLRERNASKQERA; via the exons AAGGGCATCCAGATGATGCGGACAAGAAGGATGATTCTCAACGATCAGTCTTATTTACTGAGAAACCCAGTAGTGGAACAGTGAGTGTGG GAGGTGACATTAAGTTTATAGCAAAAGTGGAAGCAAAGGATCTTCTCCGTAAACCCATTGTGAAATGGTTGAAAGGGAAATGGATGGACTTAGCAAGTAAAGCTGGAAAGCATCTTCAGCTAAAAGACACATTTGACCGTGTTAATAAG aTATACACATTTGAAATGCAAATTATAAAGGCAAAGGAAAACTATGCTGGAAACTACAGATGTGAAGTAACGTATAAAGATAAATTTGACAGCTGCTCATTTGATCTTGAAGTTATCG CCGCCCCAGATGCCTCTCAAACTCTGGACATTAGATCTGCATTTAAAAGAAG TGGTGAAGGACAAGAAGATGCAGGAGAGCTTGACTTTAGTGGTCTCCTGAAACGTAG AGAGGTTAAGCCAGAAGAAGGTCCAGAGATAGATGTGTGGGAGATTCTGAAGAATGCAAGTCCCAATGAATATGAGAAGATTGCATTTCAGTATGGTATCACTGACCTGAGGGGGATGCTGAAAAGGCTGAAACGTATGCGCAGAGAGGAGAAGAAAAGTGCAG CTTTTTCCAAGAAATTGGATCCTGCTTATCAGATTGACAAAGGAGGGCGTGTAAGATTTGTTGTTGAGCTTGCAGATCCAACTGTGGAGCTTAAATGGTATAAAAATGGTCAGGAGATACGACCAAGTACCAA gtaCATATTTGAACATAAAGGAAACCAaagaatactgtttattaataactgCACATTGGCAGATGATGCTGCCTACCAAGTGTGTGCTGGAGATGAAAAGTGCTCTACAGAATTGTTTGTCAGAG AACCACCAGTGCTGGTCACAAAAGAGCTGGAGAATGTTAGCACGTACTGTGGAGAAAGAGTGGAGATGGAGTGTGAGGTATCTGATGCAGAAGCCAATGTAAAATG GTTTAAAAATGGTGTGGAGCTTTTGAATGAACCAAGGTCAAGGTACAGACTAAAGGTTGACGGCAAAAGGCACATACTAATTATAGATGAAGCAGACAGAGGTGACTCAGCCACCTATTCTGTGATGACCACaggaggacagtcagcagctcaACTCCAAGTTGACT TGCGGCCATTGAAAATATTACAACCCCTGACCGATATGACTGTGAATCTTGGCAAAGAAATTCATTTGAAATGTGAAATCTCTGAAAACGTTCCTGGAAAGTGGTATAGAAATGGTCAAGTTATTTATGGCAGTGATCGTGTAAAGCTATTTCATAAGGGAAG gaatcACAGATTAATTATAGAAAGTGCCCTAGTTGAAGATGAAGGCGACTATGCATTTGTTCCTGATCTTTACCTAATAAATATTCCAGCCAATGTGCATGTCATTG ATCCTCCAAGAATTCATTTTGATTCTCTTAATTACCCGGATAATACTGTAGTAGTTGTGGCAGGAACAAAATTGCGGCTTGAGGTGCCAGTTACTGGTGAACCTGCACCTAAAATTATCTGGAGTAGAGGAGATAAG TGGATCACAGATCTCAGTGGTCGTATAAGGGCAGAGTCCTTCCCAGATCATGGACTTCTAGTTATTGACTGTGCTGAGAAGGAAGATACTGGAACATACAGGATTATGGTGAAGAATGAAGCAGGTGAAGCTGTAGCTCACATCAAAATAAAGGTTGTTG ATATCCCTGATGCACCGTTAGCTCCTGAAGTAACTGAGGTTGGAGAGGACTGGTGTACAATGAAATGGGACCCACCATCATACGATGGAGGATGCCCTATTTTGG GCTATTTTATTGAGAGAAAGAAGAAGCAAAGCTCAAGGTGGATGAGATTAAATTTTGACTTATGTAAGGATACCTCTTTTGAAcccaaaaaaatgattgaagGTGTGGCGTATGAAGTCCGGGTTTTTGCTGTCAACTCAATAGGGATTTCTAAACCAAGCCTACCCTCCAAGCCATTTGTACCATTAG CTGTCACAAGTGCACCAACCATGTTGACTGTGGATGGAGTGACTGATACCACAGTGACAATGAAATGGAGACCCCCTGACCACATTGGTGCTGCAGGGTTAGATGGTTATGTAATTGAGTACTGCTTTGAAGGAG GAGGAAATGAGAAGCACGAAAAACCTGAATTTACAGATTCGGAGATGGAAGCATTAGTTGATTGTGTGTCTAAGTGCGGCTCACAAATCTGTGGTGCTTTGTCTGCTAAAACCACCAAAGCTGAGAAGAGTAAGATATGGGCAGATATTCAAGCCAAGGTTAATGCCATAGGGGGCAACAACAGGTCCATTGCagacttaaaaaaacaatggaatgctctgaaaaagcaaacaaaggataaactggaagaaaataaaaaagacaatattgtGGAGAATGAAAATGTTCCTGAATCTGCTGTGAAACTGTCTCCCCTGGAAAAACGTGTGGAGGACTTGATAGACCTTGAGCAGTTGGAGGGAACTCCTGGAATTGAAGAAGATATTGAAGATGATGTTCCCGGAG GAGGAGAAGCAGACAAGCCAAAATTTACAGATGAGGAATTGAACGCTTTAGTGGATAATATTGCCAAACTTGGGCCCCAGATCTTTGGAGCCCAGACTGATGCTGCAGCTAAGGACAAATTGTGGGCAGATATCCAAAAGCAAATAAATGCTGTAGGGGGCAATAACATGTCAATTGATGATATAAAGAAAGCATGGAAAAACCTCAAAcgacaaacaaagaaaaagttggaccataacaaaacccaaaaattattggAAAGTAAAGGAGAAATACCCAATTTTGTTGACCTGACATCCATAGAAAAGCGTGTGGAGGTTATATTACAAATTAAAGAAATTGACTCTGAGGACTTCCGTGAAGAACCAGATGAAG cgGAGGAATGGATTGTTGCAAATCCTGACCTGACAGATAAGACAAGGTTCACAATTACTGGGCTGCCAACAGGTTCCAGAATCTATGTCAGGGTTAAATCAGTGAATGCTGCAGGTCAGAGTGAGCCCAGAGTACATCCTCAGCCGATCTTAGTAAAAGAGGTCATAG tacctCCCAAGATTCGACTTCCACGACATCTAAAACAAACCTATATTCGAAAAGTTGGAGAAGCTGTAAACCTTGTAATACCTTTTCAG ggaaaaCCCAGACCCAAAGTATCTTGGAAAAAGAATGGATCACATGTGGACAAAACACAAATAAGCATCCGCAATACTGAATGTGATACTATTCTTTTCATCCGGAAAGCTGAGAGAAGTCATTCTGGAAAATATGATTTGAAGGTGAAAGTTGAAAACCTACAAGATAAGGCATCAATCTTCATTCAGATTGTTG ATAAACCTGGACCTCCCCAATCTGTTAGTATTGAAGAAGTGTGGGGGGAGAACGTTGCACTAGAATGGAAACCACCATTAGACAATGGCAATGCAGCAATCACAGGATACACCATACAGAAAGCAGACAAGAAGACCATG GAATGGTTCACAGTGTTGGAGCACTACCATAGAAACAGTGCAACCATATCAGATCTTGTGATAGGAAACGAGTACTATTTCCGTATTTTCTCTGAAAATATGTGTGGCCTTAGTGACACAGCAACCAGGACCCCAAATTCTGCACTTATTGAGAAGGAAG GGAAACCGTATAAGCGTCCAGACTATCAAGATTTCAACTTCACTGAAGCACCTCAGTTTACTCACCCATTAATAAATACAGTAGCCATTGCTGGATACAATTGTACATTGAATTGCAGTGTTCGTGGAAATCCAAAG CCTAAAATTACTTGGATGAAAAATAGAGTGGTAATTGAGAATGACCCCAGATACAGGATGTTTAGCAACCAAAGTGTATGCACACTGGAGATACGTAAGCCAAGCCCCTATGATGGAGGCACATACACCTGCAGAGCAGTCAATGACCTGGGTGAGGCTGAAGTTGACTGCAAGCTTGAAGTAAAAG GTGGGGTTACCTTTTTCCGCCTTCTAATGCAAGGTGTGCCTTTGTCTGTCATCGATTCTTACTTGCGTGAACGGAATGCCAGTAAGCAGGAAAGAGCATGA